The Streptomyces laurentii genome contains a region encoding:
- a CDS encoding hypothetical protein (identified by MetaGeneAnnotator; putative;~sequence version:1) produces the protein MVVQSRDGRAVLGRGGADRGPGGGSGTGSGGGPGAGRGAARGAGAIRDETGGRGGWRGLAGSGPPVPTCYAHVISASSFSGSGRDCTPPQHDPASRTPPPQDSSGLSVRNEPAFTKESSRLDAGNRPAMAQGEERTSPP, from the coding sequence ATGGTGGTCCAGTCTAGAGACGGCCGCGCGGTGCTCGGTCGCGGGGGCGCGGATCGGGGTCCCGGCGGCGGTTCCGGCACCGGTTCCGGCGGCGGCCCGGGAGCCGGCCGTGGCGCCGCCCGGGGCGCGGGGGCGATACGGGACGAGACGGGCGGGCGGGGCGGGTGGCGCGGGTTGGCCGGAAGCGGACCCCCGGTGCCTACTTGTTACGCGCATGTCATCTCTGCATCATCTTTTAGTGGCTCAGGCCGCGACTGCACTCCCCCGCAGCACGACCCGGCATCCCGCACCCCGCCACCGCAGGACAGCAGCGGATTGAGCGTCCGGAACGAACCCGCTTTCACCAAGGAGAGTTCGCGGCTCGACGCAGGAAACAGGCCCGCCATGGCGCAGGGCGAGGAGCGAACCTCGCCGCCCTGA
- a CDS encoding ABC transporter (ABC transporter [Streptomyces albus J1074];~ABC transporter signature motif;~ABC-type multidrug transport system, ATPase component [Defense mechanisms]; COG1131;~ATP binding site [chemical binding];~D-loop;~H-loop/switch region;~Q-loop/lid;~This family of ATP-binding proteins belongs to a multisubunit transporter involved in drug resistance (BcrA and DrrA), nodulation, lipid transport, and lantibiotic immunity. In bacteria and archaea, these transporters usually include an ATP-binding...; cd03230;~Walker A/P-loop;~Walker B;~identified by MetaGeneAnnotator; putative), whose amino-acid sequence MRSEPVLRIESLVKRYGDKTAVDGLDLTAHPGITAVLGPNGAGKTTTIETCEGYRRPDSGTVRVLGLDPVKEAARLRPRIGVMLQSGGVYSGARAEEMLRHVARLHAHPLDVDALIERLGLGSCGRTGYRRLSGGQQQRLALAMAVVGRPELVFLDEPTAGLDPQARRATWDLVRDLRADGVSVILTTHHMDEAEQLADDVAVVDGGKVIAQGSPEQLCRGGAENTLRFGGRPGLDTGSLLKALPDGSSAVETTPGAYRVTGEIDPQLLATVTSWCAQHGVMPDRISVERHTLEDVFLELTGRELRG is encoded by the coding sequence ATGCGAAGCGAGCCCGTCCTCCGGATCGAAAGTCTGGTGAAGCGGTACGGAGACAAGACCGCGGTCGACGGTCTCGATCTGACCGCGCACCCCGGCATCACCGCCGTCCTCGGCCCTAACGGGGCGGGCAAGACGACCACCATCGAGACCTGCGAGGGCTACCGCAGGCCCGACTCCGGCACCGTCCGGGTCCTCGGCCTCGACCCCGTCAAGGAAGCCGCCCGGCTGCGGCCGCGGATCGGCGTGATGCTCCAGTCCGGCGGCGTCTACTCCGGCGCCCGCGCCGAGGAGATGCTGCGCCACGTGGCCCGGCTGCACGCGCACCCGCTCGACGTCGACGCCCTCATCGAACGCCTCGGCCTCGGCAGCTGCGGCCGCACCGGCTACCGGCGGCTCTCCGGCGGCCAGCAGCAGCGGCTCGCGCTCGCCATGGCCGTCGTAGGACGACCGGAACTCGTCTTCCTCGACGAGCCGACCGCCGGACTCGACCCGCAGGCCCGCCGCGCCACCTGGGACCTGGTCCGCGATCTGCGCGCCGACGGCGTCTCCGTGATCCTCACCACCCACCACATGGACGAGGCCGAACAGCTCGCCGACGACGTGGCCGTCGTCGACGGCGGAAAGGTCATCGCCCAGGGCTCCCCGGAGCAGCTGTGCCGCGGCGGCGCCGAGAACACCCTGCGCTTCGGCGGCCGCCCCGGCCTCGACACCGGCTCGCTCCTGAAGGCCCTGCCGGACGGCAGCTCGGCCGTCGAGACCACTCCCGGCGCCTACCGCGTGACCGGCGAGATCGACCCCCAACTGCTCGCGACGGTCACGTCCTGGTGCGCCCAGCACGGTGTGATGCCGGACCGGATCTCCGTCGAGCGGCACACCCTCGAAGACGTGTTCCTCGAACTGACCGGGCGGGAGCTGCGCGGATGA
- a CDS encoding ABC transporter permease (ABC transporter permease [Streptomyces cattleya NRRL 8057 = DSM46488];~ABC-2 type transporter; cl17235;~ABC-type multidrug transport system, permease component [Defense mechanisms];~identified by MetaGeneAnnotator; putative) has translation MSAGTYTPKPGAAPLPRMIGAQAVLETKMLLRNGEQLLLTVVIPTLLLVLFSSVDIVDTGDGKAVDFLAPGILALAVMSTAFTGQAIATGFERRYGVLKRLAASPLPRWGLMTAKTLSVLVTELLQVLLVTVIALALGWSPEGNPLSVLLLLVLGTAAFSGIGLLMAGTLKAEATLAAANLVFLLLLIGGGVVVPLDKFPDTAQNVLGLLPISALSGGLRDVLQHGAAMPWGDALILAVWAVLGLGAAAKFFRWE, from the coding sequence ATGAGCGCCGGTACGTACACCCCGAAGCCGGGAGCGGCCCCGCTCCCGCGCATGATCGGCGCGCAGGCCGTCCTCGAGACGAAGATGCTGCTGCGCAACGGCGAGCAGCTGCTCCTCACCGTCGTCATCCCCACCCTGCTCCTCGTGCTCTTCTCGTCCGTCGACATCGTCGACACGGGCGACGGTAAGGCCGTGGACTTCCTCGCCCCCGGCATCCTCGCCCTCGCGGTGATGTCCACCGCCTTCACCGGCCAGGCCATCGCCACCGGCTTCGAACGCCGGTACGGGGTCCTCAAGCGGCTCGCCGCCTCGCCGCTGCCGCGCTGGGGCCTGATGACCGCGAAGACGCTGTCGGTGCTGGTCACCGAGCTGCTCCAGGTGCTCCTCGTCACGGTCATCGCGCTCGCGCTCGGCTGGTCGCCCGAGGGCAACCCCCTCTCCGTACTGCTCCTGCTGGTCCTCGGCACGGCGGCCTTCTCCGGGATCGGCCTGCTGATGGCCGGCACCCTCAAGGCCGAGGCGACCCTGGCCGCCGCGAACCTCGTCTTCCTGCTGCTGCTCATCGGCGGCGGCGTGGTCGTACCGCTCGACAAGTTCCCCGACACGGCGCAGAACGTCCTCGGCCTGCTGCCCATCTCCGCCCTCTCCGGCGGCCTGCGGGACGTCCTCCAGCACGGCGCGGCGATGCCGTGGGGCGACGCGCTGATCCTCGCCGTGTGGGCGGTCCTCGGACTCGGCGCGGCGGCGAAGTTCTTCCGCTGGGAGTGA
- a CDS encoding cytochrome oxidase assembly protein (Cytochrome oxidase assembly protein [Streptomyces venezuelae ATCC10712];~Cytochrome oxidase assembly protein; pfam02628;~Uncharacterized protein required for cytochrome oxidase assembly [Posttranslational modification, protein turnover, chaperones]; COG1612;~identified by MetaGeneAnnotator; putative), giving the protein MQTPLAFIAQRWTPSPRIVRRAALSAVVMSVIIIITGGAVRLTGSGLGCDTWPKCTDDSLIATAEQGFHGAIEFGNRMLTYVLSAAVGWAIIAARSAKPRRRSLTRLGWTQFWLVMSNAVIGGITVWMGLNPWTVAGHFLAANALLTVATITWVRVGEGDAAPKPRVPAPVRKLAWGIVGVSAVLIALGTTVTGAGKHAGDSSDVPRMPWDWTNAAHVHAAAAWLLCGLALAMWLILRVVDAPDDTRARARDLIILLAAQGVIGYVQFFAGVPELLVALHMLCSSLMWIAALRLALSLRERPSASPEIPSRTPEMAAL; this is encoded by the coding sequence GTGCAAACCCCCCTTGCCTTCATCGCCCAGCGCTGGACTCCGTCTCCCCGGATCGTCCGGCGCGCCGCGCTCTCCGCCGTCGTGATGAGCGTGATCATCATCATCACCGGTGGCGCGGTCCGGCTGACCGGCTCCGGCCTCGGCTGCGACACCTGGCCGAAGTGCACGGACGACAGCCTGATCGCCACCGCCGAGCAGGGCTTCCACGGTGCCATCGAGTTCGGCAACCGGATGCTGACCTACGTCCTGTCGGCCGCCGTCGGCTGGGCCATCATCGCCGCCCGCAGCGCCAAGCCGCGCCGCCGCAGCCTCACCCGGCTCGGCTGGACCCAGTTCTGGCTGGTGATGAGCAACGCCGTCATCGGCGGCATCACCGTGTGGATGGGCCTCAACCCCTGGACCGTCGCCGGCCACTTCCTCGCCGCGAACGCGCTCCTGACCGTCGCCACGATCACCTGGGTCCGGGTCGGCGAGGGCGACGCCGCGCCGAAGCCGCGCGTCCCGGCGCCCGTACGCAAGCTGGCCTGGGGAATCGTCGGCGTCTCCGCCGTCCTGATCGCGCTCGGCACGACGGTCACCGGCGCCGGCAAGCACGCGGGCGACAGCAGCGACGTCCCCCGTATGCCGTGGGACTGGACCAACGCCGCCCATGTCCACGCCGCCGCCGCCTGGCTGCTCTGCGGCCTCGCCCTCGCCATGTGGCTGATCCTCCGCGTCGTCGACGCCCCGGACGACACCCGGGCCCGCGCCCGCGACCTGATCATCCTGCTGGCCGCGCAGGGCGTCATCGGCTACGTCCAGTTCTTCGCCGGCGTCCCCGAGCTCCTGGTCGCCCTCCACATGCTCTGCTCCTCGCTCATGTGGATCGCCGCCCTCCGCCTGGCCCTGAGCCTCCGCGAGCGCCCGTCCGCATCCCCGGAGATCCCGTCCCGGACCCCGGAGATGGCCGCGCTGTAA
- a CDS encoding hypothetical protein (identified by MetaGeneAnnotator; putative;~sequence version:1) has translation MADTKQAERKAARLAREIKAFSGKHGGAEGQLAHIGQAGTRIVLVGEDGGWGDLVAPSYAIAQQAAEQAGLTLHEEFDGEFAAKVKTGPYEWTRMAGIQLGGPSNG, from the coding sequence ATGGCAGACACGAAGCAGGCGGAGCGCAAGGCGGCCAGGCTGGCCCGCGAGATCAAGGCGTTCTCCGGTAAGCACGGCGGCGCCGAGGGCCAGCTGGCCCACATCGGCCAGGCGGGCACCCGCATCGTCCTCGTCGGGGAGGACGGCGGCTGGGGCGACCTGGTGGCCCCGAGCTACGCGATCGCCCAGCAGGCCGCGGAGCAGGCCGGGCTGACCCTGCACGAGGAGTTCGACGGCGAGTTCGCCGCGAAGGTCAAGACCGGCCCGTACGAGTGGACCCGCATGGCGGGCATCCAGCTCGGCGGCCCCTCCAACGGCTGA
- a CDS encoding heme O synthase, protoheme IX farnesyltransferase COX10-ctaB (Heme O synthase, protoheme IX farnesyltransferase COX10-CtaB [Streptomyces venezuelae ATCC10712];~UbiA prenyltransferase family; pfam01040;~identified by MetaGeneAnnotator; putative;~protoheme IX farnesyltransferase; Provisional): MTPSPAGHQPFGVRVKAFVALTKPRIIELLLITTVPVMFLAEQGVPNLWLVLATCFGGYLSAGGANALNMYIDRDIDALMDRTSQRPLVTGTVTPRECLAFGIGLGVVSTLWFGLLVNWLSAWLSLGALLFYVVVYTMILKRRTAQNIVWGGIAGCLPVLIGWSAVTNSMSWAAIILFLVIFFWTPPHYWPLSMKVKDDYARAGVPMLPVLASNKVVAKQIVVYSWVMVAVSLLLTPLGYTGWFYTAVALLTGGWWLWEAHALLNRAKSEVTGAKLKEMRLFHWSITYVSLLFVAVAVDPFLR, encoded by the coding sequence TTGACTCCCAGCCCGGCGGGCCATCAGCCGTTCGGGGTCCGCGTCAAGGCATTCGTGGCGCTGACGAAGCCGCGAATCATCGAGCTGCTTCTCATCACCACCGTTCCGGTGATGTTCCTCGCCGAACAGGGCGTGCCGAACCTGTGGCTGGTACTCGCCACCTGCTTCGGCGGCTATCTGTCCGCGGGCGGCGCCAACGCGCTGAACATGTACATCGACCGCGACATCGACGCACTCATGGACCGCACCTCCCAGCGCCCGCTGGTCACCGGTACGGTCACGCCGCGCGAGTGCCTGGCCTTCGGCATCGGCCTCGGGGTCGTGTCGACCCTCTGGTTCGGCCTGCTGGTCAACTGGCTGTCCGCCTGGCTGTCGCTCGGCGCGCTGCTCTTCTACGTGGTCGTCTACACGATGATCCTCAAGCGGCGCACCGCGCAGAACATCGTCTGGGGCGGCATCGCCGGCTGCCTGCCGGTCCTGATCGGCTGGTCGGCGGTCACGAACTCGATGTCCTGGGCCGCGATCATCCTGTTCCTCGTCATCTTCTTCTGGACGCCGCCGCACTACTGGCCGCTGTCCATGAAGGTGAAGGACGACTACGCCCGCGCGGGCGTCCCGATGCTCCCGGTGCTCGCCTCCAACAAGGTCGTCGCCAAGCAGATCGTGGTCTACAGCTGGGTCATGGTCGCGGTCTCCCTGCTGCTCACCCCGCTCGGCTACACCGGCTGGTTCTACACGGCCGTGGCACTGCTCACCGGCGGCTGGTGGCTGTGGGAGGCGCACGCGCTCCTCAACCGCGCCAAGTCCGAGGTGACCGGCGCGAAGCTCAAGGAGATGCGCCTGTTCCACTGGTCCATCACCTATGTGTCGCTGCTCTTCGTCGCGGTCGCGGTGGACCCCTTCCTGCGCTGA
- a CDS encoding transketolase (PYR/PP interface [polypeptide binding];~Pyrimidine (PYR) binding domain of 1-deoxy-D-xylulose-5-phosphate synthase (DXS), transketolase (TK), and related proteins; cd07033;~TPP binding site [chemical binding];~TPP-binding site [chemical binding];~Thiamine pyrophosphate (TPP) family, Transketolase (TK) subfamily, TPP-binding module; TK catalyzes the transfer of a two-carbon unit from ketose phosphates to aldose phosphates. In heterotrophic organisms, TK provides a link between glycolysis and the...; cd02012;~Transketolase [Carbohydrate transport and metabolism]; COG0021;~Transketolase, C-terminal domain; pfam02780;~catalyzes the formation of ribose 5-phosphate and xylulose 5-phosphate from sedoheptulose 7-phosphate and glyceraldehyde 3-phosphate; can transfer ketol groups between several groups; in Escherichia coli there are two tkt genes, tktA expressed during exponential growth and the tktB during stationary phase;~dimer interface [polypeptide binding];~identified by MetaGeneAnnotator; putative;~transketolase [Streptomyces avermitilis MA-4680]) — translation MSTKQTTTDLEWTELDQRAVDTARILAADAVQKVGNGHPGTAMSLAPAAYTLFQKVMRHDPADPQWVGRDRFVLSAGHSSLTLYTQLYLGGFGLELDDLKAFRTWGSKTPGHPEYGHTAGVETTTGPLGQGVANAVGMAMAARYERGLFDPEAPAGTSPFDHRVYAIAGDGCLQEGISAEASSLAGHQKLGNLILLWDDNHISIEGDTETAVSEDTVKRYEAYGWHVQRVEPKADGDLDPAALFAAIKAAEAETERPSFIAMRSIIAWPAPHAQNTEAAHGSALGAEEVAATKRVLGFDPEQSFEVSDEVIGHTRALGDRGREARAEWEKSLAAWRTANPERAAEFDRIQANELPAGWAEKLPVFEPGSSVATRAASGKVLQALGSVLPELWGGSADLAGSNNTTIDKSSSFLPEGNPLPEADKYGRTIHFGIREHAMAAEMNGIALHGNTRIYGGTFLVFSDYMRNAVRLSALMHLPVTYVWTHDSIGLGEDGPTHQPVEHLAALRAIPGLSVVRPADANETAIAWREITERHTKAYGKGTPHGLALTRQGVPVYAPNEDTVKGGYVMFEADGGTPEAILIATGSEVHLAVEARERLQAAGVPTRVVSMPSVEWFEEQDQAYKDAVLPPAVKARVAVEAGVGLTWHRYVGDAGRIVSLEHFGASADAKVLFREFGFTPEAVAAAARESIAAAAR, via the coding sequence GTGAGCACTAAGCAGACGACCACAGACCTCGAATGGACCGAACTGGACCAGCGGGCCGTGGACACCGCCCGCATTCTCGCCGCCGACGCCGTGCAGAAGGTCGGCAACGGCCATCCCGGTACGGCGATGAGCCTGGCGCCCGCCGCGTACACCCTCTTCCAGAAGGTGATGCGGCACGACCCGGCCGATCCGCAGTGGGTGGGCCGTGACCGGTTCGTCCTCTCCGCGGGGCACTCCTCCCTGACCCTCTACACCCAGCTCTACCTGGGCGGGTTCGGGCTGGAGCTGGACGACCTGAAGGCGTTCCGGACCTGGGGTTCGAAGACCCCGGGCCACCCGGAGTACGGCCACACGGCGGGCGTCGAGACCACCACCGGCCCGCTCGGCCAGGGTGTCGCGAACGCGGTGGGCATGGCCATGGCCGCCCGTTACGAGCGCGGTCTGTTCGACCCGGAGGCGCCCGCCGGCACCTCCCCCTTCGACCACCGCGTGTACGCGATCGCCGGCGACGGCTGCCTCCAGGAGGGCATCTCCGCCGAGGCGTCCTCGCTCGCGGGTCACCAGAAGCTCGGCAACCTGATCCTGCTGTGGGACGACAACCACATCTCGATCGAGGGCGACACCGAGACGGCCGTGTCCGAGGACACGGTGAAGCGGTACGAGGCGTACGGCTGGCACGTCCAGCGCGTCGAGCCGAAGGCCGACGGCGACCTGGACCCGGCCGCGCTGTTCGCCGCGATCAAGGCCGCCGAGGCCGAGACCGAGCGTCCGTCGTTCATCGCGATGCGCTCGATCATCGCCTGGCCCGCCCCGCACGCGCAGAACACCGAGGCCGCGCACGGCTCGGCGCTCGGCGCCGAGGAGGTCGCGGCCACCAAGCGCGTCCTGGGCTTCGACCCGGAGCAGTCCTTCGAGGTCTCCGACGAGGTCATCGGCCACACCCGCGCGCTCGGCGACCGGGGCCGCGAGGCCCGCGCCGAGTGGGAGAAGTCGCTCGCCGCGTGGCGTACGGCCAACCCGGAGCGCGCGGCCGAGTTCGACCGGATCCAGGCGAACGAGCTGCCGGCCGGCTGGGCCGAGAAGCTGCCGGTCTTCGAGCCCGGTTCGAGCGTCGCGACCCGCGCCGCCTCCGGCAAGGTCCTCCAGGCGCTCGGCTCGGTGCTGCCGGAGCTGTGGGGCGGCTCGGCCGACCTCGCCGGCTCGAACAACACCACGATCGACAAGTCGTCGTCCTTCCTCCCCGAGGGCAACCCGCTGCCCGAGGCGGACAAGTACGGCCGGACGATCCACTTCGGCATCCGCGAGCACGCCATGGCCGCGGAGATGAACGGCATCGCCCTGCACGGCAACACCCGCATCTACGGCGGCACCTTCCTGGTGTTCTCCGACTACATGCGCAACGCCGTCCGGCTGTCCGCGCTGATGCACCTGCCGGTGACGTACGTGTGGACGCACGACTCGATCGGTCTCGGCGAGGACGGCCCGACCCACCAGCCGGTGGAGCACCTGGCCGCACTGCGCGCGATCCCCGGTCTGTCCGTGGTCCGCCCGGCCGACGCCAACGAGACGGCGATCGCCTGGCGCGAGATCACCGAGCGCCACACCAAGGCATACGGCAAGGGCACCCCGCACGGTCTGGCGCTCACCCGCCAGGGCGTGCCGGTCTACGCGCCGAACGAGGACACCGTCAAGGGCGGCTACGTGATGTTCGAGGCCGACGGCGGCACGCCGGAGGCCATCCTCATCGCGACCGGCTCCGAGGTGCACCTGGCCGTCGAGGCCCGCGAGCGGCTCCAGGCCGCCGGTGTGCCCACCCGTGTGGTGTCCATGCCGTCCGTGGAATGGTTCGAGGAGCAGGACCAGGCGTACAAGGACGCCGTCCTGCCGCCCGCCGTGAAGGCCCGCGTGGCGGTCGAGGCCGGTGTCGGCCTGACCTGGCACCGGTACGTCGGCGACGCCGGCCGGATCGTCTCCCTGGAGCACTTCGGTGCCTCGGCGGACGCCAAGGTCCTCTTCCGCGAGTTCGGCTTCACCCCGGAGGCCGTCGCCGCGGCCGCCCGGGAATCGATCGCCGCCGCCGCGCGCTGA
- a CDS encoding transaldolase (Transaldolase-like proteins from plants and bacteria; cd00955;~catalytic residue [active];~identified by MetaGeneAnnotator; putative;~putative active site [active];~transaldolase [Streptomyces hygroscopicus subsp. jinggangensis TL01];~transaldolase; Provisional), with product MTDALKRLSDEGVAIWLDDLSRKRITSGNLAELVDQSHVVGVTTNPSIFQKAISSGDGYERQLADLAARKVTVDEAIRMITTADVRDAADILRPVFDATEGQDGRVSIEVDPRLAHETVATVAEAKQLAWLVDRPNTLIKIPATKAGLPAITEVIGLGISVNVTLIFSLERYRAVMDAYLAGLEKARERGLDLSEIHSVASFFVSRVDTEIDKRLDGIGTDEAKALKGKSALANARLAYEAYEEVFGSARWAALDKAHANKQRPLWASTGVKDPAYKDTLYVVDLVAPGTVNTMPEGTLEATADHGEVTGDTIRGTYEEARQVLNAVAKLGISYDDVVQVLEDEGVEKFEAAWTDLLTSTEAELTRLAPSEA from the coding sequence ATGACAGACGCTCTCAAGCGCCTCTCCGACGAAGGCGTCGCGATCTGGCTGGACGACCTCTCGCGCAAGCGGATCACGTCCGGCAACCTGGCCGAGCTGGTCGACCAGAGCCACGTGGTGGGCGTGACCACCAACCCGTCCATCTTCCAGAAGGCCATCTCCTCGGGCGACGGCTACGAGCGGCAGCTGGCCGACCTCGCCGCCCGCAAGGTGACGGTGGACGAGGCCATCCGCATGATCACGACGGCCGACGTCCGGGACGCCGCCGACATCCTGCGCCCGGTCTTCGACGCCACCGAGGGCCAGGACGGCCGGGTGTCCATCGAGGTCGACCCGCGCCTGGCCCACGAGACGGTGGCGACCGTCGCCGAGGCCAAGCAGCTGGCCTGGCTGGTGGACCGGCCCAACACGCTCATCAAGATCCCGGCCACCAAGGCGGGTCTGCCGGCGATCACCGAGGTCATCGGCCTCGGCATCAGCGTCAACGTGACGCTGATCTTCTCGCTGGAGCGCTACCGCGCGGTCATGGACGCCTACCTGGCGGGCCTGGAGAAGGCCCGCGAGCGCGGCCTGGACCTCTCCGAGATCCACTCGGTGGCGTCGTTCTTCGTGTCCCGGGTGGACACCGAGATCGACAAGCGCCTGGACGGCATCGGCACCGACGAGGCCAAGGCCCTCAAGGGCAAGTCGGCCCTCGCCAACGCCCGTCTGGCCTACGAGGCCTACGAGGAGGTCTTCGGCTCCGCGCGCTGGGCCGCCCTCGACAAGGCGCACGCCAACAAGCAGCGTCCGCTGTGGGCCTCGACCGGTGTGAAGGACCCGGCGTACAAGGACACCCTGTACGTGGTGGACCTGGTCGCCCCGGGCACCGTCAACACCATGCCGGAGGGGACCCTGGAGGCCACCGCCGACCACGGCGAGGTCACCGGCGACACCATCCGCGGCACGTACGAGGAGGCCCGTCAGGTCCTCAATGCGGTGGCCAAGCTGGGCATCTCGTACGACGATGTCGTCCAGGTCCTGGAGGACGAGGGCGTCGAGAAGTTCGAGGCCGCCTGGACCGACCTGCTCACGTCGACCGAGGCGGAGCTCACCCGCCTCGCACCCTCGGAGGCGTAG